The Mustelus asterias unplaced genomic scaffold, sMusAst1.hap1.1 HAP1_SCAFFOLD_2851, whole genome shotgun sequence genome segment atgtggcgactaggggattttcatagtaactttattgcggtgttactgtaagcctatttgtgactaataaataaactttactctgtgaatctgtggaattccctgcccagtgaagcagttgaggctacctcgttgaatgttttttaaggcaaggatggataaatattttgaacagtgaaggaattaagggttatggtgagcgggcgggtaagtgaagctgagtccacgaaaagatcagccatgatcttattgaatggcggagcaggctcgaggggccagatggccaactcctgatcCATGTTCTTATGACACACTGTGTCCAGGAAACAGAATCCGACACCAACCCAAAACAAAGACGCAGCAAATCAAAGAGTCATCAAGGTTGGGTTTTGGAAGTGTAAACATTTACAAGACTGGGGATGCGGGAAACTCTGCAGTTACAATATGGGGAGGaaagaaaggggaaaaaaaatgcaGAATCTCCTGTCAGTCAAACAGGAGGAAGAGCAAGATTGAGGAATATTTTATCAATGATGGAACAGGAAGGGATGAGAAAGGTTGGACAGTGGCCCAGTTACACAGGCCAACCCAAGAACTCCCTTAAGTGGAGGGATTGGCAGttggtgcatttttaaaaagtactacCACGAGAGGTCAAGTCAGTTCAGGGAActgtagcatccctacagtgcagaggaggccattcggcccatcgagtctgcaccgactctccaaaagagcatcttacccagatccaccATCCCACCCTATCCTCTTAGCCacacacattttaccatggccaatccacctaaccagcacatctttggagtgtgggaggaaaccggagcactcggaggaaacccacgcagacacgaggagaacatttaaactccacacagccaggaatcgaaccctgggtccctggcgttgagaggcagcagtgctaaccactgtgctcaccGATCTTTTTCAAGTTTCCccgtctgctgtggcgggattcgaacacagctCCCTAGAGCGTTACTCTGGGTCCCcaaaataacccccccccccaccagaaaatgctgggcagcgggaggggggtgggggggcaaaaAACTCAAGCAGTACTGGCAGTATTGGAGACAGACATAAACAGCTAACATCTCAGGTCTGAGAGACACTTCTTCAAAGCTCAGGAGGAGGGTGAAGGTGGAACAAAAATAGAAAGTTTAGAACAGCTGGGAGAGAGTTAACAAAGAGGTCATGGAGCACAAGATAGAGGGAGTGTCAGTGGTGGCgttaggactgttttcactgAAGTTCAGATGAACGAGGGGGAGGATCTCAGACTAAAAGAACCAAGTCACAGTCTGGAATCTAGTAGATCACTGGAAACGTCACATAACTGAGCATATTTGGCCGATTGCACACTCCACGTTACCTGGCACCTCGAACATCCCCATTCGCCCTCAGTAAACTGGAAACCTCCACAAGTGCTGGCGTTCAGTCTGATCCAGGTGTGTGGACCATAAAGGAGGAGCTTCCTTGTATATAAACACCCTCCCCCCTacactgcggcacggtagcacagtgggttagcgctgctgcctcacagcgccagggacccgggttcgattcccggcttgggtcactgtctgtgtggagtctgcacgttctccccgtgtctgcgtgggtttcctccgggtgctccggtttcctcccacagtccgaaagatgtgcaggttagggtgaattggtcgtgctaaattctccctcaatgtaacccgaacaggggccggagtgtggcaacgagggggggttttttcacagtaacttcattgcagtgttaatgcgacgcgaataaataaacataaaacagAGTCCATACCTTCTATTCCATGGTCTATCAGTACAGCTGGTGACAGTATCAACAGATCTTGGGGCCAGTCACTATCCAACAGGACAGAGTCGtccggggaggaggaggaagaatccGAATCGAGGTCCAAGTAGCACCTGTAGCGATTACAGAGGGTGCAGTAGGGGGGTGTTCCGCTTGGCCCCTGCGGGTATGGTACTATTTCTGTCTGCAGGTAGCTCCTCACTGCACCGCTGTGGTGAGCTGGGCGGTCTCTGTGCCAGATATAATGGCACGGAATTGTGGCAATCACCTGGagcaaatgggggggggggggaaaaaaacaaccgCTAAGGGAAAAACAAACGATTTAGACACCCCGCATAAACTCGCCGATTGAAGTAACCAACATTCCAAGCTTTGTAAACCCACACTGGCTCCTGCTGTTCCTTGTAACAGTCTCTCCTCCTCTGCCCCCACCTGCCGCCGCAGGACAGCCGAGTGTAAATTCttgtgtttattcattcatgggccatgggtgtcgctggctgggcccagcatttattgcccatccctagtcccccttgctcagaggacagttgagagtcaaccacattggctgtggctctggagtcacatgtaggccagaccggggtaaggacagcagatttccttccctaaagggaaccagatgggtttttcccacaatggctcatcagtagattcttaattccagatattttatattgaattcagattccaccatctgccgtgggcgggattcgaacccgggtcccccagaacattagctgagtttctcaattaatagtctagcgataataccactaggccatctccttCTCCACCTCCTGAATACGTGCATTTAATTAGATCCCCAATCCCTGTTGATGGGGGTAATACCACGTGCCATTTTataaaccccccctcaccccaacagccAGGTCCCTTAACACAGGAGGGCTTCCTTCAGTCAAGGTGCCAGcttggggctggggtggggtgtgtcCATGTGGCGGGGGGGGATGGTGACGTAGGTTTGACTCCACAAGCTTTACAAGGGGGAAAAAATCAGCAAATGCTGAGTCAAggccagtgcgtgtgtgtggacAGAATTATTTCACCACACTCGTGACCAGGATGTTGCTGAGATATCAAATTggatcacacacacaccaaataaaaacaaaacaagttCTACTTGTCCTCTGGCATTCTCCTGACCGAGAGTCAGCTAGCTACCAGCAAGCTGACACgctacaagaatgatccctggaatgaagagcttgcgctatgaggaatggttgaggactctgggtcggtgctcgttgggagtttagaaggatgagggggggatcttattgaaacttacaggatacggcgaggcctgggatagagtggacgcggaggggaagtttccactggtgggaaaaactagaaccagagggcacaacctcaggctgaagggacgatcctttaaaacagagctgaggaggaatttctccagccagagggtggtgaattgagtcatagaggtttacagcatggaaacaggcccttcggcccaacttgtccatgccgccctctcttttttaaaacccctaagctaatcccaattgcccgcatttggcccatatccctctatacccatcgtacccatgtaactgtctaaatgctttttaaaagccaaaattgtacccgcctctactactacctctggcagctcgtcccagacactcaccaccctctgaaaaaaattgcccctctggacacttttgtatctctccccttaaacctttgccctctagttttcgactcccctacctttgggaaaagatattgactatctagctcaatggttcccaaactttttttcactgggccgcacttttggaataaaaatttgctcgcgccacaccgaatgttttattgataagaaatgcattcaaaaacaaaaaaaacccaactccgagcagtgcttgattcataacatagaacacaactgctTTATAATATCAtgagacatccagaaagtataaaacaatgcttgtttaaaccttgtttaaatgtttttttgattgtccttgaatcttcccgccacactggccatcctctctcgccgcaccagtgtgacacgccgcaccctttgggaaccactgatctagctgacctgtgcccctcattattttatagacctctataaggtcacccctcagcctcctacgctccagagaaaaaagtcccagtctatccagcctctccttatcaaaccatcaagtcccggtagcaacctagtaaatcttttctgcactctttctagtttaataatatcctttcataagaacataagaaataggagcaggagtaggccatctggcccttcgagcctgccccgccattcaacaagatcatggctgatctgaagcgaatcagttccacttacccgcctgctccccatatcccctaattcccttatcgatcagaaaactatctacccgtgatttaaacatattcaacgaggtagcctccaccacttcaatgggcagagaattccagagattcactaccctctgagagaagaagttccccctcaactctgttctgaaccggcccccccccttattttgaggctgtgccctctagttctggtttcccttctaagtggaaagaatctctccacctctaccctatccagccccttcattatcttatatgtctctataagatcacccctcatccttctaaactccaacgagtacagacccaacctgtttcatctctcctcataagctacacccctcatctccggcatcaacctggtgaacctttctataataggatgaccagaattgcacacagtattccaatcaGTATTCCAGAAtcggtggaactctttgccacagaggaggccgggtcactgagtgtctttaagacagagatagataggttcttgattaataaggggacaggggttatggggaaaaggtaggagaatggggatgagaaaaatatcagccatgattgaatggcggagcagactcgatgggccgagtggcctaattctgtgccCATGTCTTACGATCTTGCCCTGAAGTTACAATATTAAGCCCAGCACGTTACCTCCTCACAGCAACAGCGGCTCACGGCCGCCCTGTAATTCATCTGCGCCCAGAGGTCGAGCCGGAGTTTCAGGAAGTTTGGGACCAGCTTCCGCCAGTTGTTGCCCAGCGCCCATGGGAATATTTCATACTTGTACTGCTCTTCATCCTCTTCCATGTCATTGGCCAGATACCTGCGGGAACAAGCGACAATAAAGACTGGCTGCCGGTTAACCCTGTCAGGGGATTGCGCACAGGTTCAACGTGTCACGGGAGGCGCCAGCCATTCGGCGCATCTTCTCTACTCTTTGGACGAGGTGTCTGATTAATCCCCCACTCGAGTATTTAAGGTCCATTGTAATGAGCTTTTctcacggagtgggaatggagggatacaaaagaatggtctagtctggaccagggagcggcgcgggcttggagggccgtagggcctgttcctgtgctgcattgttctttgtatccGGGACACCATGCTCAAAGTGGGATcaaagaatctctgcagtgcaggaggtggccgtttggcccattggacCTGCACctacaagaatcccacccagcccctatccccgtatcccaacCTATTTACTAATACCccgggacaacttagcatggccaatccacctaaccggcacatctttggacaccaaggggcaatttagcatggccaatccacctaacacacacatctttggacactaagggacaatttagcatggccaatccacttagccggcacatctttggacaccaaggggcaatttagcatggccaatccacctaacacacacatctatggacaccaaggggcaatttagcatggccaatccacctagccggcacatctttggacaccaaggggcaatttagcatggccaatccatctgacctacacatctttggagtgtgggaggaaactggagcacccggaggaaacccatgcagacaggggtgagcgtgtaaactccacacacgcacagtaaccagaggccggaattgaacccgggtcactggcgctgtgaggggcagcggtgctaaccactctgcccgcCCGCAGCTTCAGCACAAATACCTCCTTCACATGGCACATCAGAAAAGCAACTCAGGGAATCCCAAGGCAAGCCGCTgccttttgccccccccctctctctcttcccctgccaccctccctccctccagggTTGGCCACGGGCTCGATTCCCAAGCCTCTCGCCAACAACGGGATCCAGCCCCTGTCCACTGTACCTGCTGCATTCGCACTAAGGGACCATCGGACCTCGTGAGCCTGGATCTGCCGATGAGAACCAAAGACACAGTGGAACAAACAATTGTGGGGGGGATTGGTAGGTTTGAGGGAATTCCTGCACCCGTTTCCTACACTGTTGGCAGACCTTCTGAAGACAAGTCCATTGAGAGCAGGacttagaacataacagcgcagtacaggccctttggccctcgatgttgcgccgaccaactTGGGTTGGGACCTTTTTTTTTGAGACGTGAATCAAAGAGTCTCTCTTCCGTGCGCTGCCGAGTCCAACGGGTGGTTGACTGCCGTGTTTCGGAGATATGTACTTACAGAGCCAGGAAGAAGTTCAGCCTGGAGTACTCGCTCGTGTGAAGTTCCGCGCGTTTGAAGTAAGTCAGGACCATGGCCAGTAAATACTGGAAAGAAAGTGGAGAGTTCAGAGAATCGCTTCACTCAACCCGCCTCACAACGCGCATCGCAGACTCCCAGGTTACAAGCTCagcaacacaaacagaaaatactg includes the following:
- the LOC144490082 gene encoding speedy protein 1-A-like isoform X5 yields the protein MVLTYFKRAELHTSEYSRLNFFLALYLANDMEEDEEQYKYEIFPWALGNNWRKLVPNFLKLRLDLWAQMNYRAAVSRCCCEEVIATIPCHYIWHRDRPAHHSGAVRSYLQTEIVPYPQGPSGTPPYCTLCNRYRCYLDLDSDSSSSSPDDSVLLDSDWPQDLLILSPAVLIDHGIEALQEALVGSQPDGQDYSWCM
- the LOC144490082 gene encoding speedy protein 1-A-like isoform X3 encodes the protein MLRELKKTRCTPYLLAMVLTYFKRAELHTSEYSRLNFFLALYLANDMEEDEEQYKYEIFPWALGNNWRKLVPNFLKLRLDLWAQMNYRAAVSRCCCEEVIATIPCHYIWHRDRPAHHSGAVRSYLQTEIVPYPQGPSGTPPYCTLCNRYRCYLDLDSDSSSSSPDDSVLLDSDWPQDLLILSPAVLIDHGIEGSFGGFPA
- the LOC144490082 gene encoding speedy protein 1-A-like isoform X4, with amino-acid sequence MDSCCRVADKYLLAMVLTYFKRAELHTSEYSRLNFFLALYLANDMEEDEEQYKYEIFPWALGNNWRKLVPNFLKLRLDLWAQMNYRAAVSRCCCEEVIATIPCHYIWHRDRPAHHSGAVRSYLQTEIVPYPQGPSGTPPYCTLCNRYRCYLDLDSDSSSSSPDDSVLLDSDWPQDLLILSPAVLIDHGIEGSFGGFPA
- the LOC144490082 gene encoding speedy protein 1-A-like isoform X1 codes for the protein MLRELKKTRCTPYLLAMVLTYFKRAELHTSEYSRLNFFLALYLANDMEEDEEQYKYEIFPWALGNNWRKLVPNFLKLRLDLWAQMNYRAAVSRCCCEEVIATIPCHYIWHRDRPAHHSGAVRSYLQTEIVPYPQGPSGTPPYCTLCNRYRCYLDLDSDSSSSSPDDSVLLDSDWPQDLLILSPAVLIDHGIEALQEALVGSQPDGQDYSWCM
- the LOC144490082 gene encoding speedy protein 1-A-like isoform X2, with translation MDSCCRVADKYLLAMVLTYFKRAELHTSEYSRLNFFLALYLANDMEEDEEQYKYEIFPWALGNNWRKLVPNFLKLRLDLWAQMNYRAAVSRCCCEEVIATIPCHYIWHRDRPAHHSGAVRSYLQTEIVPYPQGPSGTPPYCTLCNRYRCYLDLDSDSSSSSPDDSVLLDSDWPQDLLILSPAVLIDHGIEALQEALVGSQPDGQDYSWCM